A single region of the Vicia villosa cultivar HV-30 ecotype Madison, WI linkage group LG4, Vvil1.0, whole genome shotgun sequence genome encodes:
- the LOC131597625 gene encoding uncharacterized protein LOC131597625: MNIKWHVGVVHFIGNTPSRKLKFTKYTPIEDVLEILQKRVPYGDNRKVVKIEYRSPSVDKDGKLVFINCELKNDSDIWALWNTFTSFEEKVSIELDATISRSVDDIIRMLQRPCGR, encoded by the coding sequence atGAACATCAAATGGCATGTTGGAGTTGTCCACTTTATCGGCAATACACCATCACGCAAACTTAAGTTCACCAAGTACACCCCAATTGAAGATGTGCTTGAAATATTGCAGAAACGTGTACCTTATGGCGACAATCGCAAAGTTGTGAagatcgagtaccgctcgccatctgTTGACAAAGATGGGAAGCTTGTGTTCATCAACTGTGAGCTGAAGAACGACAGTGATATATGGGCTTTGTGGAATACTTTTACCAGTTTTGAGGAGAAAGTTTCGATCGAGTTAGATGCGACTATTTCAAGATCGGTCGATGATATTATCAGGATGTTGCAACGTCCATGTGGACGTTGA